One Corynebacterium yudongzhengii DNA window includes the following coding sequences:
- a CDS encoding Rieske (2Fe-2S) protein: MAIHIGSSASLADGESLVVDKRDTGYEQNIAVFRDGEHLRAVDNTCTHLEASLANGRCEDGVITCWLHKATFDATTGEAIDYPARGRLTVHEVTEDDGELYLTVNDQ, translated from the coding sequence GTGGCCATCCACATCGGTTCCTCGGCGAGTTTGGCGGACGGCGAATCACTGGTCGTCGATAAGCGGGACACCGGCTACGAGCAGAACATCGCCGTCTTCCGCGACGGTGAGCACCTGCGTGCCGTCGACAACACCTGCACGCACCTCGAGGCCTCGCTGGCCAACGGGCGTTGCGAGGATGGGGTGATCACCTGCTGGCTGCACAAGGCGACCTTCGACGCCACCACCGGCGAGGCGATCGACTACCCCGCCCGCGGCCGGCTCACGGTGCACGAGGTCACCGAGGATGACGGCGAGCTCTACCTCACCGTCAACGACCAGTAG
- a CDS encoding dicarboxylate/amino acid:cation symporter, producing the protein MKNKGILGSLLVRIIIAIILGIICSLFFPEWLARVFITFNGLFGNFLNFFVPVLIFSLITPAIAGLGRGAGKWLAITTAIAYGATIVAGFIAYAVSQGLYPFLLGQGGVQSVNDIDEGALEPYFSVEMPPPFEVMTALLLAFAIGVAMTVVKSDTLYTAARELESVIMKIIERFVIPLLPIFIYGMFLDLGMNGNLVDTLVTFAKVIVTAIVLTILYLAVQFLIAGTIAGRNPLVALKNMLPAYFTALGTSSSAATIPITLKSTLNNGVARNVAGFVVPLCATIHLSGSMIKIGLFAFAIVYMSGMEVSLGLAIGFILMLGVTMIAAPGVPGGAIMAAVGLLGSLLGFDESMIALMIAAYIAIDSFGTAANVTGDGAIAMIVNRYAKDSIHSREDQVEVR; encoded by the coding sequence ATGAAAAACAAGGGCATCCTAGGCTCGCTCCTGGTGCGCATCATCATTGCCATCATCCTCGGCATCATCTGCAGCCTCTTCTTCCCGGAGTGGCTGGCGCGCGTGTTCATCACCTTCAACGGGCTGTTCGGTAACTTCCTGAACTTCTTCGTGCCCGTACTGATCTTCTCGCTGATTACCCCCGCTATCGCCGGCCTGGGCCGCGGCGCCGGCAAGTGGCTGGCGATCACCACGGCGATCGCCTATGGGGCGACCATCGTCGCCGGCTTCATCGCCTACGCCGTCTCGCAGGGCCTTTACCCGTTCCTGCTGGGCCAAGGCGGTGTGCAGTCCGTCAACGATATCGACGAAGGCGCTCTCGAGCCCTACTTCTCCGTCGAGATGCCGCCGCCCTTCGAGGTCATGACGGCCCTGCTTTTGGCCTTCGCGATTGGCGTGGCCATGACCGTCGTCAAGTCCGACACCCTCTACACCGCCGCCCGCGAGCTGGAGTCGGTGATCATGAAGATCATCGAGCGCTTCGTCATCCCGCTGCTGCCGATCTTCATCTACGGCATGTTCTTGGACTTGGGCATGAACGGCAACCTGGTGGATACGCTGGTGACCTTCGCGAAGGTGATCGTCACCGCGATCGTGCTCACGATCCTCTACCTCGCCGTCCAGTTCCTCATCGCCGGCACCATCGCCGGGCGTAACCCGCTGGTCGCGCTGAAGAACATGCTGCCGGCCTACTTCACGGCGCTGGGCACCTCCTCGTCCGCCGCGACCATCCCGATCACCTTAAAGTCCACCCTGAACAACGGCGTGGCCCGCAACGTCGCCGGCTTCGTGGTCCCGCTGTGCGCGACGATTCACCTCTCGGGCTCGATGATCAAGATCGGCCTGTTCGCCTTCGCAATCGTCTACATGTCTGGCATGGAGGTCTCCCTCGGCCTGGCTATCGGCTTCATCCTCATGCTGGGTGTCACCATGATCGCCGCGCCGGGCGTGCCGGGCGGTGCGATCATGGCGGCCGTCGGCCTGCTGGGCTCCTTGCTCGGCTTCGACGAGTCCATGATCGCCCTCATGATCGCCGCCTACATCGCCATCGACTCCTTCGGCACCGCCGCGAACGTCACCGGTGACGGCGCGATCGCGATGATCGTCAACCGCTACGCCAAGGACTCCATCCACAGCCGCGAAGATCAGGTGGAGGTGCGCTAG
- a CDS encoding glutamine amidotransferase-related protein, producing the protein MAHVVLIDNHDSFVYNLVDAAGQTGHKVTVFRNTVEVSTVLKAKPDLLILSPGPGHPREAGNQPELIERGLGEIPILGICLGFQALIEHFGGVVEPCGPEHGRSVAMELTDAGVAHPVFAGLALGADRTEPNVPGRLVPVARYHSLGCVDAPSELRVLARTATKLGDVAMAAETKDSTAFGVQFHPESILTPNGPRMLDRCITQLLNS; encoded by the coding sequence ATGGCACACGTCGTTCTCATCGACAACCACGACAGCTTCGTCTACAACCTGGTCGACGCCGCCGGCCAGACCGGCCATAAGGTCACGGTCTTCCGGAACACGGTGGAGGTCTCGACGGTGCTAAAGGCCAAGCCCGACCTGTTGATCCTGTCGCCGGGGCCGGGGCATCCGCGGGAGGCCGGCAACCAGCCGGAGCTTATCGAGCGCGGCCTCGGCGAGATCCCGATTCTGGGCATCTGCCTCGGTTTCCAGGCGCTCATCGAGCACTTCGGCGGCGTGGTCGAGCCCTGCGGCCCCGAGCACGGCCGTTCGGTGGCGATGGAACTCACCGACGCCGGGGTGGCCCACCCTGTCTTCGCCGGCCTGGCGCTGGGTGCCGATCGCACGGAGCCCAACGTGCCCGGGCGCCTCGTGCCGGTCGCGCGCTATCACTCGCTCGGCTGCGTCGACGCCCCGAGTGAGCTGCGGGTGCTGGCGCGCACGGCGACGAAGCTTGGCGACGTCGCCATGGCCGCCGAGACAAAAGATTCCACGGCGTTCGGCGTCCAGTTCCACCCGGAGTCGATCCTGACGCCAAATGGCCCGCGCATGCTAGATCGTTGTATTACTCAATTGTTGAATAGTTAA
- a CDS encoding anthranilate synthase component 1 → MSNPRITPVVRHRPVRYHADASSLFAHLGGVEATDSLLLESADITTKSGLNSVAVLSSSLRITCNGDEVRIEELSASGAHFARQVYERLGDYAVDTHTYRFPVSEAADERARLADISSAEVLRALTRDADYHDEHNVLPMLGGGFAFDYLATFETLPEVDEGANTYPDYQFLLAETVLTINHQRGEAMVHAVRLEAGVDTLDAELDELAARIDAAEPHAAHAYQASPHPADTLRVTTDISDAEFRDAVTGLKESVYNGDIYQVVPARTFMADCPDAFAAYRRLRAANPSPYMFYARGLDRFGQPYELFGASPESNLKYDSASREVQLYPIAGTRPRGLDDNGEIDDELDIRMELELRTDAKEIAEHTMLVDLARNDLARVGVLGTRKVAELLQVDRYSRVMHLVSRVVAQLDPTLDALDAYRACMNMGTLSGAPKLKAMELLRGVEKRRRGSYGGAIGYLRGNGDMDNCIVIRSAYVRDGVAAVQAGAGVVRDSNPQSEADETLHKAYAVLSAIAAAANAELEVVR, encoded by the coding sequence ATGAGTAACCCCCGGATCACTCCGGTCGTGCGCCACCGCCCGGTGCGCTATCACGCGGATGCCTCCAGCCTGTTCGCGCACCTCGGTGGGGTAGAGGCCACCGACTCGTTGCTGCTCGAATCCGCCGACATCACCACGAAATCCGGGCTGAACTCGGTGGCCGTGCTGTCTTCGTCGCTGCGGATCACCTGCAACGGCGACGAGGTCAGAATCGAGGAGCTCAGCGCGAGCGGCGCTCACTTCGCCCGTCAGGTGTATGAGCGTTTGGGTGACTACGCCGTCGATACGCACACCTACCGCTTCCCGGTCTCCGAGGCCGCCGACGAGCGCGCCCGCCTCGCGGATATCTCCAGCGCCGAGGTCCTGCGCGCGCTGACCCGGGATGCGGACTACCACGACGAGCACAACGTGCTGCCCATGCTCGGCGGGGGCTTCGCCTTCGATTACCTCGCCACCTTCGAGACCCTGCCGGAGGTCGACGAGGGTGCGAACACCTACCCGGACTATCAGTTTCTGCTGGCCGAGACGGTGCTGACCATCAACCACCAGCGCGGCGAGGCCATGGTGCACGCGGTGCGGCTGGAGGCGGGCGTCGATACGCTCGATGCCGAGCTGGACGAACTGGCCGCCCGCATCGATGCCGCCGAGCCGCACGCCGCGCACGCCTACCAGGCCTCGCCCCACCCGGCCGATACCCTGCGCGTGACCACCGACATCTCCGATGCCGAGTTCCGCGACGCCGTGACCGGGCTCAAGGAGTCCGTCTACAACGGCGACATCTACCAGGTGGTGCCGGCGCGCACCTTTATGGCCGACTGCCCCGATGCGTTCGCCGCTTATCGACGACTACGCGCAGCCAACCCCAGCCCGTATATGTTCTACGCGCGCGGGCTCGACCGTTTCGGCCAGCCCTACGAACTGTTCGGGGCCTCGCCGGAATCGAATCTGAAGTACGACTCCGCCAGCCGCGAAGTGCAGCTCTACCCGATCGCGGGCACCCGACCCCGGGGGCTGGACGACAACGGTGAGATCGACGACGAGCTGGATATCCGCATGGAGCTCGAGCTGCGCACCGACGCCAAGGAGATCGCCGAGCACACGATGCTCGTGGATCTGGCGCGCAACGATCTCGCCCGCGTGGGGGTCTTGGGGACCCGCAAGGTCGCCGAGCTTTTGCAGGTGGATCGCTACTCCCGCGTGATGCACTTGGTCTCGCGGGTGGTCGCGCAGCTGGACCCCACCCTCGATGCGCTGGACGCCTACCGGGCGTGCATGAACATGGGCACGCTCTCCGGCGCCCCGAAGTTGAAGGCGATGGAGCTTTTGCGGGGCGTCGAGAAGCGGCGCCGCGGTTCCTATGGCGGGGCGATCGGGTACCTGCGCGGCAACGGGGATATGGATAACTGCATCGTCATTCGCTCGGCGTATGTGCGCGACGGGGTGGCGGCGGTGCAGGCCGGGGCCGGCGTCGTGCGCGATTCCAACCCGCAGTCGGAGGCCGACGAGACCCTGCACAAGGCCTATGCCGTGCTCAGCGCGATCGCCGCCGCGGCGAACGCCGAATTGGAGGTGGTGCGCTAA
- a CDS encoding PH domain-containing protein, giving the protein MGLFDNLMGISSDADPQKVVEQLASARVLLEGERVIHAFQLYRDLAVFTDWRIISIDVQGMTGKKRSYQSIPYFSISRFSVETAGSLDRDAEIDIYLSSATTPTLALEVRSDDAVIKIQQLLAQRLRGS; this is encoded by the coding sequence ATGGGACTCTTCGACAACCTCATGGGCATTTCCTCCGACGCCGACCCGCAGAAAGTCGTCGAGCAGCTGGCCAGCGCCCGCGTGCTTTTGGAGGGCGAGCGCGTCATCCACGCCTTCCAGCTCTACCGCGACTTGGCGGTGTTTACCGACTGGCGGATCATCTCCATCGACGTCCAGGGCATGACGGGCAAGAAGCGGAGCTACCAGTCGATTCCTTATTTCTCGATCAGCCGGTTCTCGGTGGAAACGGCCGGCAGCTTGGATCGGGACGCGGAGATCGACATCTACCTCTCTTCGGCGACCACCCCGACCCTGGCGCTGGAGGTGCGTTCCGACGATGCCGTCATCAAAATCCAGCAGCTGCTCGCCCAGCGCCTGCGCGGAAGTTAG
- the leuS gene encoding leucine--tRNA ligase: protein MTEANQANNQPSHRYGAPLAGEIEKKWRDFWAENGTFHAPNPVGDLAPGAGEHLPEDKLFVQDMFPYPSGAGLHVGHPLGYIATDVYARYNRMLGKNVLHTLGYDAFGLPAEQYAIQTGTHPRTTTMANIENMRRQLDQLGLGHDERRAVATTDTEFYRWTQWIFLKIYNSWFDPDQQKARPIAELIDELESGARRTADGRTYSELSDAEKRAAVDDFRLVYLSNSMVNWCPGLGTVLANEEVTAEGRSERGNFRVFRKKLSQWMMRITAYADRLVDDLEKLDWPEKVKTMQRNWIGRSQGAEVTFRAPGADGTEVPITVFTTRADTLFGATFMAVAPEAELIDQLVAEGEYAADVDKRWTYGASSPREALAAYRRDIAAKSDVERQENKDKTGVFLGTYATNPVNGAKVPIFAADYVLAGYGTGALMAVPAHDERDYEFARAFGLEIIPVLDGDVSEQAFIGDAEHINSANDAGLNLNGLGKQEAIEATVDWLVVEGHGTGKVQYKLRDWLFARQRYWGEPFPIVYDAEGHPHSLPEDMLPVELPEVEDYAPAAFDPEDATSEPQPPLAKVTDWVEVELDLGDGPQTYYRDTNVMPQWAGSSWYQLRYIDPTNKDALVDIENERYWTGPQSEEDCGGVDLYVGGVEHAVLHLLYSRFWHKVLYDLGYVTSSEPYRRLYNQGYIQAYAYTDSRGVYVPAAEVEERDGTFYYQGEEVTQEYGKMGKSLKNAVAPDDIVRDFGADTLRVYEMSMGPLDTSRPWATKDVVGAHRFLQRLWRLIIDEETGEVYTRDAELTDDDNKALHRTIAGVREDYAHLRDNTVVAKLIEYVNYLTKTYPGEVPLAAVEPLVIMVAPVAPHIAEELWSRLGHDETITFVSFPTFEEKWLVDDEITLPVQVNGKVRGRVTVPADADQDAVVDAALADSKIASHVEGKDLVKKIVVPGRMVNLVVK, encoded by the coding sequence ATGACTGAGGCTAACCAGGCGAACAACCAACCCAGCCACCGCTACGGCGCGCCGCTCGCCGGCGAGATCGAAAAGAAGTGGCGGGACTTCTGGGCAGAAAACGGCACCTTCCACGCCCCCAACCCGGTCGGCGATCTCGCGCCGGGCGCGGGCGAGCACCTCCCCGAGGACAAGCTGTTCGTCCAGGACATGTTCCCCTACCCCTCCGGCGCGGGCCTGCACGTCGGCCACCCGCTCGGCTACATCGCCACCGACGTCTACGCGCGCTACAACCGCATGCTGGGCAAGAACGTGCTGCACACCCTGGGCTATGACGCCTTCGGCTTGCCCGCCGAGCAGTACGCCATCCAGACCGGCACCCACCCGCGCACCACCACGATGGCGAACATCGAGAACATGCGCCGCCAGCTCGACCAGCTGGGCCTGGGCCACGATGAGCGCCGCGCCGTGGCCACCACGGACACCGAGTTCTACCGCTGGACCCAGTGGATCTTCCTCAAGATTTATAACTCCTGGTTCGACCCGGATCAGCAGAAGGCCCGCCCGATCGCGGAGCTTATCGACGAGCTCGAATCCGGCGCCCGCCGCACCGCCGACGGCCGCACCTATTCCGAGCTCAGCGACGCCGAGAAGCGCGCCGCCGTCGACGACTTCCGCCTGGTTTATCTCTCCAACTCGATGGTCAACTGGTGCCCCGGGCTGGGCACGGTGCTGGCGAACGAGGAGGTCACCGCCGAGGGCCGCTCCGAGCGCGGCAACTTCCGGGTCTTCCGCAAGAAGCTCTCGCAGTGGATGATGCGCATCACCGCCTACGCCGATCGCCTGGTCGACGACCTCGAGAAGCTCGACTGGCCCGAGAAGGTCAAGACGATGCAGCGCAACTGGATCGGCCGCTCCCAGGGCGCCGAGGTCACCTTCCGGGCCCCGGGTGCCGACGGCACCGAGGTGCCCATCACCGTCTTCACCACGCGCGCGGACACCCTGTTCGGCGCGACGTTCATGGCGGTGGCCCCCGAAGCCGAGCTCATCGATCAGCTGGTGGCCGAGGGTGAGTACGCGGCGGACGTCGATAAGCGCTGGACCTACGGCGCATCCAGCCCGCGCGAGGCCCTGGCCGCCTACCGCCGCGACATCGCCGCCAAATCCGACGTCGAGCGCCAGGAGAACAAGGACAAGACCGGCGTGTTCTTGGGCACCTACGCCACGAACCCGGTCAACGGCGCGAAGGTGCCGATCTTCGCCGCCGACTACGTCCTCGCCGGCTACGGCACCGGCGCGCTGATGGCCGTGCCCGCCCACGACGAGCGCGACTACGAGTTCGCCCGCGCCTTCGGTCTGGAGATCATCCCGGTTCTCGACGGCGACGTCAGCGAGCAGGCCTTCATCGGCGATGCGGAGCACATCAACTCCGCGAACGATGCCGGGCTGAATCTCAACGGCCTGGGCAAGCAGGAGGCGATCGAGGCGACCGTCGACTGGCTCGTCGTCGAAGGCCACGGCACCGGCAAGGTGCAGTACAAGCTGCGCGACTGGCTGTTCGCCCGCCAGCGCTACTGGGGCGAGCCCTTCCCCATCGTCTACGACGCCGAGGGCCACCCGCACTCGCTGCCCGAGGACATGCTGCCCGTCGAACTGCCGGAGGTCGAGGACTACGCGCCGGCCGCCTTCGACCCGGAGGACGCCACGAGCGAGCCGCAGCCGCCGCTGGCGAAGGTCACCGACTGGGTCGAGGTCGAACTCGATCTGGGCGACGGCCCGCAGACCTACTACCGCGACACCAACGTCATGCCCCAGTGGGCGGGCTCGTCGTGGTACCAGCTGCGCTACATCGACCCGACGAATAAAGACGCGCTCGTCGACATCGAGAACGAACGCTACTGGACCGGCCCGCAGTCCGAAGAAGACTGCGGCGGCGTCGATCTGTACGTCGGCGGCGTCGAGCACGCCGTGTTGCACCTTCTGTACTCGCGTTTCTGGCACAAGGTGCTCTACGACCTGGGCTATGTCACCTCTTCGGAGCCCTACCGCCGCCTGTACAACCAGGGCTACATCCAGGCCTATGCCTACACCGATTCGCGCGGCGTCTACGTCCCGGCCGCCGAGGTCGAAGAGCGTGACGGCACGTTCTACTACCAGGGCGAAGAGGTCACCCAGGAGTACGGCAAGATGGGCAAGTCGCTGAAGAACGCCGTCGCCCCCGACGACATCGTGCGCGACTTCGGCGCGGATACCCTGCGCGTCTACGAGATGTCGATGGGCCCGCTCGATACCTCTCGGCCGTGGGCGACGAAAGACGTCGTCGGCGCCCACCGCTTCCTGCAGCGCCTGTGGCGCCTGATTATCGACGAGGAGACCGGCGAGGTCTACACCCGCGACGCCGAGCTCACCGACGACGACAACAAGGCCCTCCACCGCACCATCGCCGGCGTGCGCGAGGACTACGCCCACCTGCGCGACAACACGGTGGTGGCCAAGCTCATCGAGTACGTCAACTACCTCACCAAGACCTACCCCGGCGAGGTGCCGCTGGCCGCCGTCGAGCCGTTGGTGATCATGGTCGCGCCCGTCGCCCCGCACATCGCCGAGGAACTCTGGTCGCGCCTGGGCCACGACGAGACGATCACGTTCGTCTCCTTCCCCACCTTCGAGGAGAAATGGCTTGTCGACGACGAGATCACCCTCCCCGTCCAGGTCAACGGCAAGGTGCGCGGACGTGTAACCGTACCAGCCGACGCCGATCAGGACGCGGTGGTCGATGCGGCGCTGGCCGATAGCAAGATCGCCTCCCACGTCGAGGGCAAGGACCTGGTCAAAAAGATCGTGGTGCCGGGCCGCATGGTGAACCTGGTGGTGAAGTAG
- a CDS encoding SdpI family protein encodes MIVVGVVLSLLAIALLVIGGMAFARKLPGNSYIGIRVAEVRKSPEVWEAAHHVAGTFWLFGGVALTFGALISFIAEGWLWLIPVGAVIVAVVAVGAGANVGARTAAALDVEKEYQEQQKAQEPAPAPEVDMSALRRAVDKSRHPED; translated from the coding sequence ATGATTGTCGTCGGTGTTGTTTTGTCCCTGCTGGCCATCGCTCTCCTCGTCATCGGCGGGATGGCGTTCGCCCGCAAGCTTCCCGGCAACAGCTACATCGGCATCCGCGTCGCGGAGGTGCGCAAGTCCCCCGAGGTCTGGGAGGCCGCGCACCACGTCGCCGGCACCTTCTGGCTCTTCGGCGGCGTGGCGTTGACCTTCGGCGCGTTGATCTCTTTCATCGCCGAGGGCTGGCTGTGGCTCATCCCCGTCGGCGCGGTGATCGTCGCCGTGGTGGCGGTGGGCGCCGGCGCGAATGTGGGGGCCCGCACCGCGGCGGCACTGGACGTCGAGAAGGAATACCAGGAGCAGCAGAAGGCCCAAGAACCCGCCCCGGCGCCGGAGGTGGATATGTCGGCGTTGCGGCGGGCCGTCGATAAGTCGCGCCACCCCGAGGACTAA
- the trpD gene encoding anthranilate phosphoribosyltransferase: MTNPDTVQTLKSFIENPAPTVEECIAAFTPLAVGEYDDIHIATLLTAVKVRGETANDLLGAARAYLKASRPFPITGEGIMDTAGTGGDGKNTINITTAASLVAASDGVKMVKHGNRSVSSKSGSADVLEAMHIPLDLDPERAVRQFENSNFTFLFAPAYNPAVGHVQPVRRGLKFSTIFNTLGPILSPANPEFQIMGIANPAQGEMIAETFRNLGRKRALVVHGDGSDEIAVTGPTQVWELNTDGEISHYVLNPSDFGVDTHTFEDLAGGDGEENAKLIYAVFNGEGAPAHRDAIVATAGAMFYLYGLEDTFRAGTDRAKKLLDSGVTAAWLKKHEEANYAE; this comes from the coding sequence ATGACCAACCCCGATACCGTGCAGACGCTGAAGAGCTTCATCGAGAACCCCGCGCCGACGGTGGAGGAGTGCATCGCCGCCTTCACGCCGCTGGCGGTAGGCGAGTACGACGACATCCACATCGCCACCCTGCTCACCGCGGTGAAGGTGCGCGGCGAGACCGCCAACGATCTGCTCGGCGCCGCCCGCGCCTACCTCAAGGCCTCGCGCCCGTTCCCGATCACCGGCGAAGGCATCATGGACACCGCCGGCACGGGTGGCGACGGCAAGAACACCATCAACATCACCACCGCCGCGTCGCTGGTGGCGGCCTCGGATGGCGTGAAGATGGTCAAGCACGGCAACCGCTCCGTCTCCTCAAAGTCCGGTTCGGCGGACGTGCTCGAGGCCATGCACATCCCGCTGGACCTCGACCCGGAGCGCGCGGTGCGCCAATTCGAGAACTCCAACTTCACCTTCCTGTTCGCGCCGGCCTACAACCCGGCCGTCGGCCACGTGCAACCGGTGCGCCGGGGCCTGAAGTTCTCGACCATCTTCAACACCCTGGGACCGATCCTGTCTCCGGCGAACCCGGAGTTCCAGATCATGGGCATCGCCAACCCGGCTCAGGGCGAGATGATCGCCGAGACCTTCCGGAACTTGGGCCGCAAGCGCGCGCTCGTCGTCCACGGTGACGGCTCCGACGAGATCGCCGTCACCGGGCCCACGCAAGTTTGGGAGCTCAACACCGACGGCGAGATCTCGCACTACGTTCTCAACCCCTCCGACTTCGGCGTGGACACCCACACCTTCGAGGACCTAGCCGGCGGCGACGGCGAAGAAAACGCCAAACTGATCTACGCGGTCTTCAACGGCGAGGGCGCGCCCGCGCACCGCGACGCGATCGTCGCCACCGCCGGCGCCATGTTCTATCTCTACGGCCTGGAGGACACGTTCCGGGCCGGCACTGATCGGGCGAAGAAGCTTCTCGATTCCGGTGTCACCGCCGCCTGGCTCAAGAAGCACGAGGAGGCCAACTATGCCGAATAG